A genome region from Dolichospermum compactum NIES-806 includes the following:
- a CDS encoding IctB family putative bicarbonate transporter yields the protein MNLVWERLTLSSLPLKEYLSGSYLHRFLVGLLLPWRQSSILMQWGDIIAVGLLSLIYGLAPFVSTTLIGLLLVACVGFWLLLTLSDDNKSANAASVTPIHLLVLLYWTIAAISTALSPVKKAALGDLQTLTLYLLLFALCARVLRVPRFRSWLITLYLHISLIVSVYGLRQWFFGAKALATWVDPESPLAKTTRVYSYLGNPNLLAGYLLPAVVLSLVAIVAWQGWIRKSLALTMFLVNAATLILTFSRGGWIALLVGLFTVAVLLIYWWSINMPLFWRSWSLPILLGSVVGLLVIGVLFVEPFRVRVVSIFADRQDSSNNFRKNVWESVFQMIRDRPIIGIGPGHNSFNKIYPLYQRPRFTALSAYSVFLETIVETGFLGFTCFLWLIVVTFNTGFLQLRRLRETRNIEGFWLIGAIASMLGILAQGLFDTVFYRPEVNTLWWFMVALVASYWQPLARSH from the coding sequence ATGAATTTAGTCTGGGAAAGATTGACTTTATCTTCTTTACCACTGAAAGAATATTTGTCTGGTAGTTACCTACATCGGTTTCTGGTGGGACTTTTGCTGCCTTGGCGACAAAGTAGTATCTTAATGCAGTGGGGAGATATTATTGCTGTTGGCTTACTTAGCCTCATTTATGGTCTTGCACCTTTTGTTTCTACTACTTTAATCGGTTTATTGTTGGTGGCTTGTGTCGGCTTTTGGCTGCTGTTGACCTTATCGGATGACAATAAATCAGCAAATGCAGCTTCAGTTACTCCTATTCACCTGCTAGTGTTGCTGTATTGGACTATTGCTGCCATATCAACGGCTTTATCACCGGTGAAAAAAGCCGCTTTGGGTGATTTACAAACATTAACTCTTTATTTGTTGCTGTTTGCCCTCTGTGCTAGGGTGCTGCGAGTCCCCCGGTTTCGGTCTTGGTTAATTACTCTTTATTTGCATATATCCCTGATTGTTAGCGTCTATGGGTTGCGACAATGGTTTTTTGGCGCGAAGGCTTTAGCTACTTGGGTTGACCCGGAATCACCTTTGGCTAAAACTACTAGGGTTTACAGTTATTTAGGCAATCCCAATTTATTGGCTGGATATCTTTTGCCGGCTGTGGTTTTAAGTTTGGTGGCTATTGTGGCTTGGCAAGGTTGGATCAGGAAATCATTAGCATTAACGATGTTTCTTGTCAATGCTGCTACTTTAATTCTTACCTTTAGTCGCGGTGGTTGGATTGCTTTGTTGGTGGGATTGTTTACTGTGGCAGTATTGCTAATTTATTGGTGGAGTATAAATATGCCGCTATTTTGGCGGAGTTGGTCTTTACCTATTCTGTTAGGAAGTGTGGTGGGGTTATTGGTAATAGGGGTGTTATTTGTCGAACCTTTCCGGGTGCGGGTTGTGAGTATATTTGCTGACCGCCAAGACAGTAGTAATAATTTTCGCAAAAATGTCTGGGAATCTGTGTTTCAAATGATCCGCGATCGCCCGATAATTGGTATAGGACCTGGACACAATTCTTTTAATAAGATATATCCTCTCTATCAACGTCCTCGCTTTACAGCTTTGAGTGCCTATTCTGTGTTTCTAGAAACCATTGTGGAAACTGGCTTTTTGGGTTTTACCTGTTTCTTATGGTTAATAGTCGTTACTTTTAATACAGGATTTTTGCAACTGCGCCGATTAAGAGAAACTAGGAATATAGAGGGCTTCTGGTTAATTGGGGCGATCGCTAGTATGCTAGGTATACTTGCTCAGGGTCTATTTGATACGGTCTTCTATCGCCCTGAAGTTAATACCCTCTGGTGGTTTATGGTGGCTTTAGTTGCCAGCTATTGGCAACCTTTGGCTAGAAGTCATTAG
- a CDS encoding DUF2887 domain-containing protein, with protein MKTDKLFYRLFLSQPGLITELIPEIPKDCEFTYSAPAVKEKGFAIDGLLTPIAKDLNLPLVFLEAQMQRDPKFYGRYFAEIFMYLYQYNIKQPWYGLLILPNRQEDLGSDIPYQSLLTNQVKRLYLEDLLPLTNLSPNLSLLKLLVVNEQDTAALAQAIINSAETEEELRRRLDLVEAILVNKFPQLSTKEILKMLNLKTADVTQTRFYQEVFQEGQQAGQRAGRQEGRQEGETDLVLRILTKRYGLLSQAQQEQIRSLKIEQLESLGDSLLDFTGIADLDAWLLAHL; from the coding sequence ATGAAAACTGATAAACTGTTTTACCGACTATTTTTATCTCAGCCAGGATTGATTACCGAGTTAATCCCAGAAATTCCCAAAGATTGCGAATTTACCTATAGTGCGCCCGCAGTCAAAGAAAAAGGATTTGCAATAGATGGATTATTAACACCGATTGCCAAGGATCTAAATTTACCGTTAGTATTTTTAGAGGCACAGATGCAAAGAGACCCCAAATTTTATGGGCGGTATTTCGCAGAGATTTTTATGTACCTATATCAATACAACATCAAACAACCTTGGTACGGATTGTTGATTTTACCCAACCGACAAGAAGATTTAGGCTCAGATATTCCCTACCAATCGTTGTTGACAAATCAAGTCAAACGCCTATATTTAGAAGATTTATTACCATTAACCAACTTGAGTCCCAATCTGTCATTATTGAAATTGCTGGTAGTCAATGAACAAGATACAGCCGCCTTGGCACAGGCGATTATTAATAGTGCAGAAACAGAAGAAGAACTGCGCCGACGCTTAGATTTGGTAGAAGCTATACTTGTGAATAAATTCCCACAACTCAGCACAAAGGAGATTTTGAAAATGCTAAACCTGAAAACAGCAGATGTCACCCAAACACGGTTTTATCAGGAAGTGTTTCAAGAAGGACAGCAAGCAGGACAACGAGCAGGACGACAAGAAGGACGACAAGAAGGGGAAACGGATTTAGTGCTGCGTATTTTGACTAAGCGGTATGGATTGCTATCTCAAGCCCAACAAGAGCAAATAAGAAGTTTGAAGATAGAGCAGTTGGAGAGTTTAGGGGATTCCTTGTTAGATTTTACAGGAATAGCCGATTTAGATGCGTGGCTTTTGGCGCATTTGTAG
- a CDS encoding tetratricopeptide repeat protein, translating into MTINSSFQNVQKIFENVQASGDINIRDIYQTVNNLSDISQPTGFPHNIPGSNTKKFVGREKELVLIHQYLKENNSAVIAAVEGMGGIGKTELATQYSLLHLQLNTYPGGICWLQARDQNIGLQIIQFCRTNLGLQPPDHVDLLEQVSWCWQRWQQSNTLVVIDDVQNYSAIQPYLPPKPSQFKVLITTRLKLDLSGSLSLQILSELEALALLSELIGADKLTSETAQAQELCQRLGCLPLALQLVGRYIRKRQISLAEMLKRLEAKGLGHPALVVDMNDPTWTLSITRGVEAAFALSWEVLSSAAQELGCLLSLFALAPIRWSLVESAAPEQYTEDLEDARIELEQLHLLQSEDNYYQLHQLIREFLKKKHHNLASGQQQISHFCQTMIDVAQSIPERPIQEDIKKLKLDIPHLEEVAEHLVDVVSDENLYLPFAGLGRFYEGQGLYKLAEPWKEKCVLLLKQHLGDDHPYVALSFNNLGGLYHSQGRYSEAEPLHIQALALWQKLLGDDHPYVAIIFNNLALLYHSQGRYSEAEPLYIQALALWQKLLGDDHPDVATSFNNLALLYYSQSKYSEAEPLYIQALALWQKLLGDDHPRVALSFNNLGGLYYSQGRYSEAEPLYIQALALWQKLLGDDHPDVATSFNNLALLYYSQSKYSEAEPLYIQALALRQKLLGDDHPDVATSFNNLAGLYESQGRYSEAEPLYIQALALLQKLLGDDHPYVAQSFNNLALLYKSQGRYSESEPLYIQALALWQKLLGDDHPSMATSFNNLAGLYESQGRYSEAEPLYIQAVNILEQRLGVDHPTTITVRNNLERLRNR; encoded by the coding sequence ATGACTATAAATTCCAGTTTTCAAAATGTCCAGAAAATCTTTGAAAATGTCCAAGCCAGTGGTGATATCAATATTAGAGATATTTATCAAACCGTCAACAATTTAAGTGATATTTCTCAACCTACGGGGTTTCCTCACAACATCCCTGGTAGTAATACAAAGAAGTTTGTCGGACGGGAAAAAGAACTGGTACTGATTCATCAGTATTTAAAAGAAAATAATTCGGCTGTGATTGCTGCTGTTGAAGGTATGGGTGGTATTGGTAAAACTGAATTGGCAACCCAATATTCTCTTTTACATTTACAATTAAATACTTATCCTGGGGGTATTTGTTGGTTGCAAGCTAGAGATCAAAATATTGGTTTACAAATTATTCAATTTTGCCGCACAAATTTAGGTTTACAACCACCGGATCATGTTGATTTATTAGAACAGGTAAGTTGGTGTTGGCAACGTTGGCAACAGAGTAATACCTTAGTAGTTATTGATGATGTTCAGAATTATTCTGCGATTCAGCCTTATTTGCCGCCCAAACCATCTCAATTTAAGGTTTTGATCACAACGAGACTCAAGCTAGATTTATCTGGTTCTTTGTCTTTGCAAATCCTTTCTGAATTAGAGGCACTGGCATTACTATCTGAATTGATTGGTGCTGATAAATTAACTTCAGAAACAGCACAAGCACAGGAACTTTGTCAGCGTTTAGGTTGCTTACCTCTGGCTTTACAATTGGTTGGTCGTTATATTAGAAAACGCCAGATATCTTTAGCAGAAATGCTGAAAAGATTAGAAGCTAAAGGTTTAGGTCATCCTGCTTTAGTTGTTGATATGAATGACCCAACCTGGACTTTATCTATAACCCGTGGTGTTGAAGCTGCTTTTGCATTAAGTTGGGAAGTCCTCAGTTCTGCTGCTCAAGAATTAGGTTGTTTACTGAGTTTGTTTGCTCTAGCTCCTATTCGTTGGTCACTTGTGGAAAGTGCTGCACCTGAGCAATATACAGAAGATTTAGAAGATGCCAGAATTGAATTAGAACAATTACATCTTTTGCAAAGTGAAGATAATTATTATCAATTACATCAACTAATTCGTGAGTTTTTGAAAAAGAAGCATCATAACTTAGCTTCTGGACAACAACAAATATCTCACTTCTGCCAAACAATGATTGATGTAGCTCAATCAATTCCTGAGCGGCCAATACAGGAAGATATTAAAAAATTAAAATTAGATATACCGCATTTAGAGGAAGTAGCAGAACATCTAGTTGATGTTGTTAGTGATGAAAATTTATATTTGCCTTTTGCTGGATTAGGAAGATTTTATGAAGGACAAGGATTATATAAACTTGCAGAACCTTGGAAAGAAAAATGTGTTTTATTACTAAAACAGCATTTAGGTGATGACCATCCCTATGTCGCTCTAAGTTTTAACAATTTGGGAGGACTCTACCATTCCCAAGGCAGGTACAGCGAAGCAGAACCTCTCCATATCCAAGCTTTAGCTCTCTGGCAAAAGCTCTTGGGTGATGACCATCCCTATGTCGCTATCATTTTCAACAATTTGGCTCTACTCTACCATTCCCAAGGCAGGTACAGCGAAGCAGAACCTCTTTACATCCAAGCTTTAGCTCTCTGGCAAAAGCTCCTGGGTGATGACCATCCCGATGTCGCTACCAGTTTTAACAATTTGGCTCTACTCTACTATTCCCAAAGCAAGTACAGCGAAGCCGAACCTCTCTACATCCAAGCTTTAGCTCTCTGGCAAAAGCTCTTGGGTGATGACCATCCCCGTGTCGCTCTAAGTTTTAACAATTTGGGAGGACTCTACTATTCCCAAGGCAGGTACAGCGAAGCAGAACCTCTTTACATCCAAGCTTTAGCTCTCTGGCAAAAGCTCCTGGGTGATGACCATCCCGATGTCGCTACCAGTTTTAACAATTTGGCTCTACTCTACTATTCCCAAAGCAAGTACAGCGAAGCCGAACCTCTCTACATCCAAGCTTTAGCTCTCAGGCAAAAGCTCTTGGGTGATGACCATCCCGATGTCGCTACCAGTTTCAACAATTTGGCAGGACTCTACGAATCCCAAGGCAGGTACAGCGAAGCCGAACCTCTCTACATTCAAGCTTTAGCTCTCTTGCAAAAGCTTCTAGGTGATGACCATCCCTATGTCGCTCAAAGTTTCAACAATTTAGCTCTACTCTACAAATCCCAAGGCAGGTACAGCGAGTCCGAACCTCTTTACATCCAAGCTTTAGCTCTCTGGCAAAAGCTGCTGGGTGATGACCATCCCTCTATGGCTACCAGTTTCAACAATTTGGCAGGACTCTACGAATCCCAAGGCAGGTACAGCGAAGCTGAACCTCTCTACATTCAAGCGGTAAATATTTTAGAACAACGCTTAGGAGTAGATCATCCTACTACTATTACTGTTCGTAATAATCTTGAACGTTTACGTAATCGTTAA